The Corylus avellana chromosome ca8, CavTom2PMs-1.0 genome has a segment encoding these proteins:
- the LOC132189665 gene encoding ABC transporter B family member 13-like — MEEVELASNRPAGQIPAPKMEEPSTSNKKKSVSFLGLFAAADRIDYVLMFFGSVGACIHGAALPLFFVLFGRMIDSLGHLSKNPHKLSSRVSQYSLYLIYLGLIVLASAWIGVALWMQTGERQTARLRVKYLQSVLKKDINFFDIEARDTNIIYHISSDAILVQDAIGDKTGHVLRYLSQFIVGFAIGFTSVWQLSLLTLAVVPLIAFAGGAYTIIMSTLSEKGEAAYAEAGKVADEVISQVRTVYSFVGEDKAVETYSNSLNKALRLGKNSGFAKGVGVGFTYGLLFCAWALLLWYASILVRHGDTNGGKAFTTIINVIFSGFALGQAAPNLAAIAKGRAAAANIISMIETDSKSSDTSDTGVVLPEIAGQIDFCEVCFAYPSRPSLVFNELSFSISAGKTFAVVGPSGSGKSTIISMVQRFYEPTSGKILLDGHDLKSLELKWLREQMGLVSQEPALFATTIASNILFGKKHADMGQIIQAAEAANAHSFIQELPDGYNTQVGEGGTQLSGGQKQRIAIARAVLRNPKILLLDEATSALDAKSELIVQQALDKIKSNRTTIIVAHRLSTIRDVDTIIVLKNGQVVESGTHLELLSNNGEYATLVRLQVSEQVKDSSTISRSQISRNSSIREHPASPRNSSFQELPYSQNHQQELQPSDQNLSPTNPTPSIWELLKLNAPEWPYAVLGSVGAVLAGMEAPLFAFGITHILTAFYSPDASQMKHEVQRVAIVFVGAAIVTIPIYLLQHYFYTLMGERLTTRVRLSMFSAILSNEVGWFDLDENNTGTLTSILAADATLVRSALADRLSTIVQNLALTVTAFVIAFMLSWRIASVVVASLPLIIGASITEQLFLKGLGGDYSRAYSRATGVAREAIANIRTVAAFGAEDSISMQFACELNQPKKQAFLRGHISGFGYAISQFFAYCSYALGLWYASILIKHEDSNFGDIMKAFMVLIITALAIAETLALTPDIVKGSQALGSVFSIIQRKTAMDPNNPTSKTVTHVQGNIEFRNVCFKYPARPDITIFEDLNLQVSSGKSVAIVGPSGSGKSTVISLVMRFYDPTFGAVLIDGYDIKRLNLRSLRRKIGLVQQEPALFSTTIYDNIKYGKKEASEIEIMKAAKAARAHEFISRMPEGYRTQVGEKGVQLSGGQKQRVAIARAMLKDPSILLLDEATSALDTISEKLVQEALNKLMEGRTTILVAHRLSTIRDADSIAVLQNRRVIEIGSHEQLSSTPGSIYRQLVSLQEEKNVQVLD; from the exons ATGGAAGAAGTGGAACTTGCCTCCAATAGGCCTGCCGGCCAAATCCCAGCTCCCAAAATGGAAGAGCCATCCacttcaaacaaaaagaagagtGTTTCATTCCTTGGCCTCTTTGCTGCTGCTGACAGAATTGACTATGTGTTGATGTTTTTTGGAAGTGTTGGGGCGTGCATCCATGGGGCTGCACTTcctctcttctttgttttgttcGGTCGTATGATTGATTCTTTGGGACATCTATCCAAGAATCCTCACAAATTGTCTTCGCGGGTGTCCCAG TATTCTCTGTACTTAATTTATCTCGGACTCATTGTTTTGGCATCAGCCTGGATAG GAGTCGCACTCTGGATGCAAACTGGAGAGAGGCAGACTGCTCGTTTGAGAGTGAAGTATCTTCAGTCAGTTCTAAAGAAggatatcaatttttttgacattgaagccagagacacaaatattatttaccACATTTCCAGTGATGCTATACTAGTGCAAGATGCAATAGGTGACAAG ACAGGCCATGTTTTGCGCTACCTTTCTCAGTTCATTGTTGGATTTGCCATTGGATTTACATCGGTATGGCAGCTTTCACTTCTCACCTTGGCTGTTGTTCCATTAATAGCTTTCGCAGGGGGAGCTTATACTATTATCATGTCTACCTTATCAGAAAAAGGTGAGGCTGCTTATGCTGAAGCTGGAAAGGTTGCAGATGAG GTTATTTCGCAGGTTCGCACAGTGTACTCATTTGTAGGAGAGGACAAAGCAGTTGAAACATACTCTAACTCACTTAATAAAGCCCTTAGACTGGGGAAGAATAGCGGGTTTGCAAAAGGAGTTGGTGTAGGCTTCACATATGGACTGTTATTTTGTGCGTGGGCATTACTTCTTTGGTATGCCAGCATACTTGTCAGGCATGGGGACACAAATGGAGGGAAGGCTTTCACAACAATTATCAATGTCATCTTCAGTGGATT TGCTCTAGGGCAAGCTGCTCCAAACCTAGCTGCCATTGCTAAAGGCCGTGCAGCAGCTGCCAATATCATAAGCATGATTGAAACAGATTCAAAATCTTCTGACACATCAGATACTGGAGTAGTGTTGCCAGAAATAGCTGGTCAAATTGACTTTTGTGAGGTCTGTTTCGCTTATCCTTCACGGCCCAGTTTGGTTTTCAATGAGTTGAGCTTTTCAATTAGCGCCGGGAAGACCTTTGCAGTAGTTGGTCCAAGTGGCTCAGGAAAGAGCACTATCATTTCCATGGTTCAACGTTTCTATGAACCCACTTCAG GTAAAATACTGTTGGATGGACATGATCTTAAGAGTCTGGAGTTAAAATGGTTGAGGGAACAGATGGGATTGGTTAGCCAAGAACCAGCATTATTCGCCACGACCATAGCTAGCAATattctgtttggtaaaaaacatGCAGACATGGGTCAAATCATACAAGCTGCCGAAGCTGCAAATGCACATTCTTTCATTCAAGAATTGCCCGATGGTTACAATACTCAA GTTGGAGAGGGTGGAACTCAGCTTTCAGGAGGGCAAAAACAGAGAATTGCAATTGCAAGAGCAGTACTGAGAAACCCAAAGATATTACTTCTAGATGAGGCCACCAGTGCTCTTGATGCAAAATCAGAACTCATAGTTCAGCAGGCACTAGATAAAATCAAGTCAAACCGGACAACAATCATCGTTGCACACCGGCTATCCACTATACGAGATGTTGATACAATCATAGTGTTGAAGAATGGTCAGGTTGTTGAAAGTGGAACACACTTGGAATTGTTATCAAATAATGGTGAGTATGCTACTCTAGTGAGGTTGCAAGTATCAGAACAAGTAAAAGATTCTAGCACAATATCTCGCTCTCAAATTTCAAGGAATTCCAGCATTAGAGAACACCCTGCAAGTCCAAGGAATTCCAGCTTTCAAGAACTCCCCTATAGTCAGAACCATCAACAGGAATTGCAGCCAAGTGATCAAAACTTGTCCCCAACGAATCCCACTCCATCGATTTGGGAACTACTAAAACTAAATGCGCCCGAGTGGCCATATGCAGTACTTGGCTCAGTGGGTGCAGTTCTGGCTGGCATGGAAGCTCCTCTATTTGCCTTTGGAATCACTCATATCTTGACTGCATTTTACTCCCCTGATGCTTCTCAAATGAAACATGAAGTTCAACGGGTAGCTATTGTATTTGTTGGAGCTGCAATTGTTACAATTCCTATATATCTATTGCAACACTACTTCTATACATTGATGGGAGAGCGTCTCACCACTCGCGTTCGCTTGTCAATGTTCTCAG CTATTCTTTCCAACGAAGTTGGCTGGTTTGATCTGGACGAGAATAATACGGGTACACTGACATCAATTTTAGCAGCAGATGCAACTTTGGTAAGAAGTGCTCTTGCTGACCGTCTATCAACAATTGTGCAGAACTTAGCACTCACTGTGACTGCATTCGTAATTGCCTTCATGTTAAGCTGGCGCATAGCATCTGTTGTCGTTGCCTCCCTCCCCCTAATTATTGGAGCTTCTATTACCGAG CAACTATTCCTCAAGGGATTGGGAGGAGACTACAGTCGTGCCTATTCTAGAGCAACTGGTGTGGCACGGGAAGCGATTGCCAATATACGCACTGTTGCTGCATTTGGTGCTGAAGACAGTATCTCAATGCAGTTTGCTTGTGAATTAAACCAACCAAAGAAGCAGGCATTTTTAAGAGGCCATATATCGGGTTTTGGCTATGCTATATCTCAGTTCTTTGCATATTGTTCCTATGCACTTGGCCTTTGGTATGCATCAATTCTAATAAAGCATGAAGATTCAAATTTTGGAGACATCATGAAAGCTTTCATGGTCCTGATAATCACTGCATTGGCAATAGCAGAAACACTTGCTCTTACACCTGACATTGTGAAAGGGTCACAAGCACTTGGATCAGTTTTCAGTATTATCCAAAGGAAAACAGCTATGGACCCTAATAACCCCACCTCAAAGACAGTAACTCACGTCCAAGGGAATATAGAATTCAGGAACGTGTGTTTCAAGTACCCAGCAAGGCCTGATATCACCATTTTTGAAGATTTGAACTTGCAAGTCTCATCAGGAAAGAGTGTTGCTATAGTTGGCCCAAGTGGATCAGGGAAGAGTACTGTGATTTCATTAGTAATGAGATTTTACGACCCCACTTTTGGCGCAGTTTTAATCGATGGATATGATATCAAACGTTTAAACTTGAGATCGTTAAGGCGGAAAATAGGTTTGGTTCAACAAGAGCCAGCATTGTTTTCTACTACAATTTATGACAACATCAAGTATGGGAAAAAGGAGGCATCAGAAATTGAGATAATGAAGGCAGCAAAAGCAGCAAGGGCTCATGAATTCATTAGTAGAATGCCTGAAGGTTACAGAACTCAAGTTGGTGAGAAGGGAGTGCAGTTATCAGGGGGCCAAAAACAGAGGGTGGCAATTGCTAGGGCAATGTTGAAAGACCCATCCATTCTTCTTTTGGATGAAGCAACAAGTGCATTAGACACAATATCTGAGAAGCTGGTTCAAGAGGCTCTCAACAAGCTCATGGAAGGGCGAACAACAATTCTGGTAGCTCACAGGTTGTCAACTATCCGTGATGCAGACAGTATTGCAGTGCTGCAAAACAGGAGGGTGATTGAGATTGGCAGCCATGAGCAACTCAGTAGTACACCAGGTAGTATCTATAGACAACTAGTCAGCCTACAAGAGGAAAAGAATGTACAAGTGCTTGATTGA